Proteins from one Impatiens glandulifera chromosome 2, dImpGla2.1, whole genome shotgun sequence genomic window:
- the LOC124927729 gene encoding GDSL esterase/lipase At1g71250-like has translation MMTMVAVVTGASVPAMFVFGDSLVDNGNNNFLNSIAKSNYYPYGIDFPGGFTGRFSNGENFVDTLGRYIGIPAPPPFANPSTTGPRIFGGVNYASAAAGILDETGKHYGDRYSLSQQTQNFISTVSQMNRMMSRNNVTHYLSRCIAVMVFGSNDYINNYLLPSLYSSSEIYRPEDYANLLLNHYARQLVTLYSLGLRKFFLPGVGPLGCIPNQLATGQAPPGRCLDHVNRILGPFNEGLRSLVARLNSGNHPGAIFVYGNSYGVLGDILNTPANYGLNVVNRACCGIGRNQGQITCLPFAVPCFNRSRYLFWDAFHPTQAVNFILARRAFIGPPNDCYPINVRQMIAFNSF, from the exons ATGATGACGATGGTGGCGGTGGTGACCGGAGCTTCTGTGCCGGCTATGTTCGTGTTTGGAGATTCGTTGGTGGATAATGGGAATAATAATTTCCTTAATAGCATTGCCAAGTCGAATTACTATCCTTATGGAATTGACTTTCCCGGAGGCTTCACGGGAAGATTTTCCAATGGCGAAAACTTTGTTGATACTCTag GACGTTACATTGGTATTCCAGCACCACCTCCATTTGCAAATCCTTCCACCACCGGACCTCGAATATTCGGAGGAGTCAATTATGCATCCGCTGCGGCTGGTATCCTCGACGAAACCGGCAAAcattat GGCGATAGGTATAGTTTGAGTCaacaaacacaaaattttatatcaacGGTCTCCCAAATGAACAGAATGATGAGCCGAAATAATGTAACTCATTATCTCTCGAGATGCATCGCGGTTATGGTGTTCGGAAGCAACGACTACATTAACAACTACCTCCTTCCTTCCTTGTACTCGTCTAGCGAGATTTACAGACCTGAAGATTACGCAAATCTTCTCCTCAATCATTATGCGCGTCAACTCGTG ACCTTGTATAGTTTGGGTTTGAGGAAGTTTTTCCTACCCGGAGTTGGCCCACTTGGTTGTATACCAAACCAGTTGGCAACGGGTCAGGCCCCACCCGGAAGGTGTTTGGATCATGTGAATCGGATCTTAGGCCCGTTTAATGAAGGGCTGAGATCTCTTGTTGCAAGACTTAATAGTGGAAACCACCCTGGTGCCATTTTTGTCTATGGCAACTCATATGGAGTTCTTGGTGACATCCTTAACACCCCAGCCAATTATG GGTTAAATGTGGTGAATAGAGCTTGTTGTGGAATAGGAAGGAACCAAGGGCAGATAACATGTCTTCCATTTGCAGTCCCTTGCTTCAACAGGAGTCGATACTTGTTTTGGGATGCCTTCCATCCAACGCAAGCAGTCAATTTTATCCTCGCTCGTCGAGCTTTTATTGGCCCGCCTAACGATTGTTATCCCATCAATGTCCGACAAATGATTGCTTTCAATAGTTTTTAG
- the LOC124923663 gene encoding 26S proteasome non-ATPase regulatory subunit 2 homolog A-like, with protein MLLARHGVTFELDEEREALQEIINNTKLSEVYITLARDLELMEPKSPEDIYKVVELSQSYPWSPEDYLPTHFKIFHVH; from the exons ATGCTGCTTGCGCGACAT GGAGTAACCTTTGAACTTGATGAAGAAAGGGAGGCATTGCAAGAAATTATCAACAACACCAAGCTAAGTGAAGTATATATTACCCTTGCTCGTGATTTAGAATTGATGGAGCCGAAGTCTCCTGAGGATATTTACAAGGTGGTAGAGCTGTCTCAATCTTACCCATGGTCTCCTGAGGATTACTTGCCAACACACTTCAAAATTTTCCATGTTCATTAG